The sequence AAGAGTAACGCACTCTTTGGAAGCTCGAAAGTCGTCCCATCGTCGGTATTTTCCTTTCCGACTGGTGGAAAATATTGAATGGTATACTATACTATAGTAAACGATCAGCAGGTATCTTATATACGTCAACGAGGTTCTGTAAAATATAAATTATGATTTCAGAATTAAGCAGCAGGATAGAAAAGCATAGCAAGAGGAAACATTTACTTACATCTCTGATTACAACCGATTGCTATGACATCTCAATTTACAACCGATTGCTATGACTGGTCGATCTGGAAATCGTGATGAAACAGGGACAGATGAAGTTCAGCTTTCCCGCGGTTGATGGGCAGTAATAAGTCCGCCGTTTGCAAACACCCTGGTCAAAATATGTGTCCGCACTCCGGTCGTGTATCGTAAAACAAATCTGCGATGAGAAGAGAACTAGTTCGCCAACGAAATATTCCGCCATTATAACTTCTCATTTTATAAGATTTCtcttatgagtttttcacatcaaGAGTAGTGATGAAAATCATAAGCCAGatcttatgttttatttttccatAGATAACTTCTATGCTTTTCATAAGAtaaaaaattaagtttataAGAGGcttaatgaaaatgaaattcgaCTATTTTTTCACGCTTCATAAGATTAGGCTTATGATGTTCATGAGATAGTTTAGTTGAGTGTACTTTCAGAATTTATATGGACGGTTGTTCATGAAAAAAGAGGGAAGGTGTTATATTGTCTAAAACCTCTCCAAGTATATCGTGAACGGCCTCTTGGGAGAAGGCGATATGAAACTGGGACATAATTAAAACATTCAAGACCCGTAAAAAAGTGATAAAGAGGAACCCTTTAGCAAACTCattatttttgtaaaactcatagtCATAATTATTGTAACATGTTATGgcgataaaatttattcaaagtaTGAAACAAGTTCAAAGATTAATCAGAAGCTTCTTGCTTCGTCGGAAGATCACTAAAAAGCGATTTTTCCTCTTCGGTAACAACAGGTTGAACCACTTTCATTAGAgaagttttcttttcttcttcaattcctTGAGGAGCATTTTGCCAACGTACATTTGTATCAAAAGAGGACGAATCCTTTACAACCAACTTAAATTGCTTCGTGAAAAACCACTTGAAGTATTCAAGGTCTTTACTGTTGATGATGTTTGCATATCCAAGTTCATAACGACCCTTTTCAAACACCATTTTTCGCATAGAGTCCACGTACATGCGTGGCTTGCAGTGGTTTATCGTATACGAAACGGTGAGCTTTGAAGAAGTCAGTTGCTTTCATGTTTCATATCAAGTACGTCAACATTGTTCTTTACATTTCCAACCACAGACTTGAAGTTTTCATAACTGACGACACGTTCATGGCGCATTTCGGAATCAAACGCCGCATGGAAATAGTCAGCGGCCATTAACGTATGTCCCGATTCAAAGTTCTCCAACAGTATGCACTCGACCTGAATTTCAATAACTAGTAGTAGGATAATAACCTCTGGTAGTAGTAGGGTAATGTGATGGAAATGGAATAAATTCCAGTTCTTATTTTGCGAACAACAATTATCCAACCAAAAGATAATTATCTTCACGTCAGCGTACTTCATAAGACCTTTAAAAAACAGCTAAGAATTTCGTTGGCTGTGCGATCATTAACTGACTCGGACCAAATGCACGCAGACAATGGGAATGCTCGTATGTAGGGGCCAACAGGCGCAAAGCTCTCAAAGACCAGCAGCATTTACGAGAAAATAATGCTATTGAAGAAATTCAACCGTGGAAGCCGTATGACCGTATGAAAATAAGTTCATAACTTATAAATAATTGAGAACTTACTTTTTGCAAATCCACAGAAAAAACTTCTTCACCTGGTAGCACTTTGTCACCATCATCTCGATAAGACAGTCGTGATTCCTTTGGACGTTGAAGATGTAGTGCATGTCCTTGTCCCTGGCAAGGAAACTACGCCACTGCCGCTAAGAACCGGTTGGTCAACCTCTGGGACCGGTAATGGTACGTTTGCCGGCTCCGCAAACGGAAAACAATCACCTGTGTCATTTTTGAAATCAAACACGAACTCTTCCGATTCCGCGCCACTGGATTGTCCGTATCGGTTTAAATATTCCATTTCCGGTTCCACTTCTACCGGCAGCGAAAAATCACACCAAAGAAATATAATCGTCGCTCACGAaatgtaaaaacaaattaacaacAACTATCTCTCAGTTCACGatgtgacaaatatgcgtacatTTTTCGCCTGGCCAGTGAATTTCGCGGCATAAGTGTCACATTCgggttttgattgaaaaaacgtggaaaaaaaagttgtttttggCAATGTTTGAGTCCGGCCCAACGAATATGAATATTCTTCTATAGTTTATTGCGTTAGAGTCAATAAGAAAGCAAAATTTTGTGATAATAGCATGAATGCATTTTGAaacttcaaatgcgtttttctcatttttctcgtttgtaacatgtgacatttatgcgtccGACGGCAGTTAGGAGGTTCACCAAAACAGctaatgttatcgttcaagcataagggaagatccataaagtacgtcacgcaaaaattggcgatttttgaccccccctcccccctttgtcacactttttgtattaaacctctaaattttttgtatgagtcgtcacgctgctcggaaccccccctcccccctaggagcgtgacgtactttgtggatggcccctaagggagcgcaaaagtcaaaattttaatcactctaggctctaaccaaaataattatcttatgatctgttttacgtagtttacgtcgggcggtcgtatcttgtatataacccttcggattttttggacaatactgggggcacccgtagccaaattctggcatgcgctttcgatatgcagcactacgttagtatacgtgaaattataaaatcaaaacattcatgccaataacccgtactggagatTATAACtgaaagctgcagatagaatatccgataCTTGCGATTAGGTTGCTGAGAATCTTTGTCaatccactcagcggttaagtttcattcgcaaattacataacgctaaaatcaacccacaccaagcctctagttatgcttcatgtatggtagggttctgaaatttataaagtccttaacgctcagacaaaTACCCTCTcacaacctaaaacgtcatgtagtttgtgaatgggcctcatgatgcttttctcgaatcacgatataatcgctttaatttgcagaacataccaaaaataattgcctaccttacggcccCCAACCACGATTCAAGCAaaagcgattcaagcatcaacctttcgtggttcgatacaccatttttttcataattttgcaaattaaTGATTTAATTAGTGTaggaatatttagttttatcatctttcgcacgaatcctacaaacattctcatttaataatggaaagatacaatggatcgtatgtttcattagataaacttttaACGTCAttcatgtgaataatttcaTGTCAAATTACTTGAtaaataccttcatcataatttagatctattattgattgcaaaaagtattttgatctgtaaaatgataccgaaaaagtattcttttaactcgggaagttgaaacacgtgagagttttgagaggattcacaacagctgatcgatatagagaggagtggaatcaaacgcacgtaccaatcatgaaacttcaaAGCAGGCAtagttaaaaacaagcatccaataattgtatttatgaataattgtataataatatcaggtagttggcgcagttataactgtttatgcacagtacaaagcaaggaattgcctagaataagttttacaattggctttcttcagtagtgcgtagtgctaaagcattgtttacgtttcggaaaaaagtttctttgagagtatcgcgagagcgagagcaacacaactgccatggtttcaactagcagtaaatctcaaaattatgcggcagccaataattaaattaggcaatttgtttgaaggcacaatatgagggctagaacatgtagcctttttgcaattggAGTTTataatacagttttcatttttctaaactttttcacttgcaaatatggtaaatatttgggaaatataTGATTCATATAATAGGATTTTCGatagcatgtccttggtaagcgtgctattgggggaatcttaaacgcactctcacaatcagtgtggtagtattttacatgcaaccaattagaattcacgctcaaaAATGTCCTAGtgaaatcgacgtttgaatctttgtttaccaaaggagataagtcgttttgaaaatttggtattgaattataataattataatcCCCTACTCAATccacaatattaaaatattaattgTTATTTCAGTGTATTCATCTcgtgtaaattttctataaaaACGAGTGTGCAAAATTAAACGTGTATAGGGGAAAAACACCCGAACGTCactttaattatttttgttttcatcgtcCATTTCTGATCCGCCCGGTCCTCACTTTAGGAAGAATTTAACGACTTCAATAAAACAGTTTTAATATAAAATAGAAGCAATGGCACAAACATTTAGTGGCCACGAACAATCCGGTAGCAACATCGGTGTCAACCAAGGTGGTCCACATGGTTTGGGTCAGTCCAGCAAAAATTTCCGTAGAAACCAATAACTTACATAAGTTTCGTCATCCAACAACAGGAGATCCGAACGACAGGCGATTGCGGAAGGTCGAGCTGGAAGTCCTCATCCCGAAGATCATGAGAGAGCGAGCCAAAACTGAAAAGTGCATACCAGAGGTGAAGGAATTCGAAACATGCTGCAAGGAATCCAAGCTTTTGATGGTGGTAAAATGCCGAAAACAGAACGAAGCCCTCAAGGAATGTTCCCTCCGGTGGTACAACAACGAACAGTTTAAATCAGAATGCACCGAGATCTACCTGGCGGAGCGCAGCGAGTTCAGACGAACCGGAATaccgaagaaatttcggaaaaataatttggatcaaCCGGCCCAGTAGGGTGCACGAATGTATTTAAATTGTTTGTAAAAATAATGTTACCGGTTAAATATATAATAGTGACGAACTACTTACGGCTAGATGTTCCCGCTAGATGACACATTCGATTGGCTGCGTAGTTGTGATGCTTAGGAAACACTTCACTAACTTTGAACTCGCTCATTCGGCTAATGGCAGCCTCGTTGTCTTGTGGGTCCAGATCAATTGGGAAATGGACTTCCAATATTAGCAAATCTTTGGCAGTAGTTTCACCAATTCGATTGAAACCGTGGAAATCATAATTATCAATATAGTGCGCACATTTGGGGAGCTTTTCATCATTCCAGTACGGTTCAATGAGAACGATGTATGAGGCGTGGAAGAACTGTGGACCTTTTTGATAAAGAACTGAAAAATggaagtttttattattttacgttGAATATTTTGTTCATTGTATAACATGTACTGgttgaccatttttacattttttattaatcattttatgtttatttaggtaattgaacaaattatcaaattaatttaaaattaaatataagTAAGTCCAAGCAGTGTTTTTAATGGGAAATTACATATTcgattcgttaaaaaaaagaagaaaaatattcaagttcaacaggaaaattttgatattaaaatTAATATCAACCTTGATATACTCATTTGATTAAATACTTACTGAAATCACCACCAAATTTAAGTCCTGATTTCGCAACCCAGTTTTTGGACCTCAAATAGACATAGCCTACATAAGAAGCTACAAAGTTTCTGTTTAATTTCGTAAAAGTTTGTACTAAGTTTTCTTCAGACATAACAGCACCATTTAAAGTCCGCACTTCAAGACATCTCAATTCTTTCACTAAAAATAACGATTCTTCAAACATAAGACTTAAATATTCCGGAACCGGATACGGATTGTCTAGCGATTCCCCCAATGCATATTTCAACTGGTTGTTATTAATTGCACCGCTGGACAACTGCTGTTCCACTGCATCTTCCAGCACACGCACTTTCCCAGAAGTTCTGACTTTATACTTTCGGTGCCACTCTTCACGCCTTTCAAACTGTCTGCTGCGAATCACTTCTTCCCCTGCCTTATCAATGTTTGGATCACGTACCGACTTCGGAAACGACCGCGACAGAGTTCCTTGGCCAAAACATCCTCCGAGTACGAGTTGCTCAATTCCAGCACGGTCACAAACCTCTATCGTGAGGCCAGTGAAAATTGCCACGACCCGTTCGTTCGCGAGAGTATCGCGCGAACATACCGGCAACGGTTCAACGCTCGCCAGATTTTGCgatgttgatttttttgcttTGGCGACGGGGAACTGCATGTGTCGCTTCAtggttgaataaaataaattaatataatgaAACTGCAATAAAACTAATCCGCAAACTATACGCtaagagaagaatgaattctgtcatcaaaagaaaaagtagaatcatgaaaaaaatttcacagcgaggtatggaatgcagcttttaaaataattttcaaaatttcaaaataaaatttatttataaataatttatagcatgaggttagaatttttattatctacattatacatatattaatttgattgttaatgacaatgaagttttttcttgaaatgattccggagatggtactacttttaatcttaattgaatttctaatcccgcctaataaatcattttcaaaaaaatctctgtttgtaatttttaaaattattttcaattccatcggctataccttgccgtgttaaatttcagtgattctacttttcctctgatgacagcgttcatccacttctcctcgcgtatTATTTATACAAACAATCCAAGAATTAATATTATACAAAAACGGAAAACGGAAACTGTTCGGAATCGATCGTGCACGGTTAGATCAGACAacccaaaatgaagttcaaacaactca comes from Armigeres subalbatus isolate Guangzhou_Male chromosome 2, GZ_Asu_2, whole genome shotgun sequence and encodes:
- the LOC134213849 gene encoding uncharacterized protein LOC134213849 isoform X1, giving the protein MKRHMQFPVAKAKKSTSQNLASVEPLPVCSRDTLANERVVAIFTGLTIEVCDRAGIEQLVLGGCFGQGTLSRSFPKSVRDPNIDKAGEEVIRSRQFERREEWHRKYKVRTSGKVRVLEDAVEQQLSSGAINNNQLKYALGESLDNPYPVPEYLSLMFEESLFLVKELRCLEVRTLNGAVMSEENLVQTFTKLNRNFVASYVGYVYLRSKNWVAKSGLKFGGDFILYQKGPQFFHASYIVLIEPYWNDEKLPKCAHYIDNYDFHGFNRIGETTAKDLLILEVHFPIDLDPQDNEAAISRMSEFKVSEVFPKHHNYAANRMCHLAGTSSHLFYDTRPECGHIF
- the LOC134213850 gene encoding COX assembly mitochondrial protein homolog translates to MAQTFSGHEQSGSNIGVNQGGPHGLGDPNDRRLRKVELEVLIPKIMRERAKTEKCIPEVKEFETCCKESKLLMVVKCRKQNEALKECSLRWYNNEQFKSECTEIYLAERSEFRRTGIPKKFRKNNLDQPAQ
- the LOC134213849 gene encoding uncharacterized protein LOC134213849 isoform X2 gives rise to the protein MKRHMQFPVAKAKKSTSQNLASVEPLPVCSRDTLANERVVAIFTGLTIEVCDRAGIEQLVLGGCFGQGTLSRSFPKSVRDPNIDKAGEEVIRSRQFERREEWHRKYKVRTSGKVRVLEDAVEQQLSSGAINNNQLKYALGESLDNPYPVPEYLSLMFEESLFLVKELRCLEVRTLNGAVMSEENLVQTFTKLNRNFVASYVGYVYLRSKNWVAKSGLKFGGDFILYQKGPQFFHASYIVLIEPYWNDEKLPKCAHYIDNYDFHGFNRIGETTAKDLLILEVHFPIDLDPQDNEAAISRMSEFKVSEVFPKHHNYAANRMCHLAGTSSRK